One Glycine max cultivar Williams 82 chromosome 3, Glycine_max_v4.0, whole genome shotgun sequence DNA window includes the following coding sequences:
- the LOC100818365 gene encoding aspartyl protease family protein 2, which produces MEEGNWVLFLTLAISLCVSGAFQIQTETLPLHTLPEPHILSETLSEPQETLSLSLHLHLHHIDALSSNKTPEQLFHLRLQRDAKRVEALLNQIHARRSAGSSFSSSIISGLAQGSGEYFTRIGVGTPARYVYMVLDTGSDVVWLQCAPCRKCYTQTDHVFDPTKSRTYAGIPCGAPLCRRLDSPGCSNKNKVCQYQVSYGDGSFTFGDFSTETLTFRRNRVTRVALGCGHDNEGLFTGAAGLLGLGRGRLSFPVQTGRRFNHKFSYCLVDRSASAKPSSVIFGDSAVSRTAHFTPLIKNPKLDTFYYLELLGISVGGAPVRGLSASLFRLDAAGNGGVIIDSGTSVTRLTRPAYIALRDAFRIGASHLKRAPEFSLFDTCFDLSGLTEVKVPTVVLHFRGADVSLPATNYLIPVDNSGSFCFAFAGTMSGLSIIGNIQQQGFRISYDLTGSRVGFAPRGCV; this is translated from the coding sequence ATGGAAGAAGGGAATTGGGTTCTCTTCCTAACCCTGGCCATCAGCCTCTGTGTCTCCGGCGCATTCCAAATCCAAACCGAAACCTTGCCCCTCCACACCCTCCCTGAGCCACACATCCTCTCAGAAACCCTCTCAGAACCCCAAGAAACTCTCTCGCTCTCACTTCACCTCCACCTCCACCACATAGACGCCCTCTCCTCCAACAAAACCCCAGAGCAGCTCTTCCACCTCAGGCTCCAACGCGACGCCAAGAGAGTCGAAGCCCTCCTCAACCAAATCCATGCGCGCAGATCCGCCGGCTCCAGTTTCAGCAGCTCCATCATTTCGGGCCTAGCACAAGGCAGCGGCGAGTACTTCACGCGCATAGGAGTTGGCACACCCGCCAGATACGTCTACATGGTTTTAGACACCGGAAGCGACGTCGTTTGGCTCCAATGCGCCCCTTGCCGCAAATGTTACACCCAAACCGACCACGTCTTTGACCCCACCAAGTCCCGAACCTACGCCGGAATCCCCTGTGGGGCCCCTCTCTGCCGCCGCTTAGACTCCCCCGGTTGCAGCAACAAAAACAAGGTTTGCCAATACCAGGTTTCCTACGGCGACGGCTCCTTCACATTCGGCGATTTCTCCACCGAAACGCTCACGTTTCGAAGAAACAGAGTCACGCGCGTCGCGCTTGGCTGTGGCCACGACAATGAAGGACTTTTCACAGGCGCTGCTGGCCTTTTGGGCCTGGGCCGTGGGAGGTTATCGTTTCCGGTCCAGACCGGACGCCGTTTCAACCACAAATTCTCCTACTGCCTCGTCGACCGTTCCGCTTCGGCCAAACCCTCCTCTGTCATCTTCGGAGATTCCGCTGTTTCCCGAACCGCGCACTTCACTCCTCTCATCAAAAACCCTAAGCTTGACACTTTCTACTACCTCGAGCTCCTCGGGATCAGTGTCGGCGGAGCGCCGGTGCGCGGCCTCTCCGCCTCGCTCTTCCGCCTTGACGCCGCGGGAAACGGCGGCGTCATCATCGACTCCGGCACCTCAGTGACCCGCCTCACCCGACCTGCCTACATTGCCCTCCGGGACGCGTTCCGCATCGGGGCCTCGCATCTGAAGCGCGCGCCGGAGTTCTCGCTCTTCGACACGTGTTTCGATCTGTCCGGGCTCACGGAGGTGAAGGTACCTACGGTGGTGTTGCATTTCCGAGGTGCTGACGTGTCCTTGCCGGCGACGAATTACTTGATTCCGGTGGACAACAGTGGGAGCTTCTGCTTCGCGTTTGCCGGAACTATGAGTGGTTTGTCCATAATTGGTAACATCCAGCAACAAGGTTTCCGGATCTCGTATGATCTGACGGGTTCGCGGGTCGGGTTTGCACCGAGAGGTTGCGTTTGA